The following is a genomic window from Deltaproteobacteria bacterium.
GGTGGAGGTCGCGGTCCTTCCATCTGCGGCACCGGCGACGGCACGGGCGGCGGCCAGTCTGAGCGTCGAGCTGCGTTCGGGGCACCGGCTCGAGGTGCAAGCCGGATTCGACGGCAACGAGCTGAGGCGCCTGATCGAGGTGCTGGAGTCATGCTGACGTTCGGCGGGCGCCGCATCTACCTCGCCGCCGGCGCGACGGACATGAGGAAGTCGTTCAACGGGCTCGCCGGCGTCGTGCGCGATCGCCTCGACGCGGACCCGATGTCGCGGCACC
Proteins encoded in this region:
- a CDS encoding transposase; amino-acid sequence: MAGWYAAMLDRQSESGMSVTDFAASAGVSAWTLYQWRRRLAEDDGGREAAPRLVEVAVLPSAAPATARAAASLSVELRSGHRLEVQAGFDGNELRRLIEVLESC